Proteins encoded within one genomic window of Sulfurovum sp. XGS-02:
- the rsmI gene encoding 16S rRNA (cytidine(1402)-2'-O)-methyltransferase: protein MLTFIPTPIGNPQDITIRAMKLFEKAELFLCEDTRQTKRLLRLLEERFDMVYPDALFYSFNEHNGEERLEEFGSILGEKEVVYVSDAGMPIISDPGQILVAYAQENHIPYDVLPGASAVTTAYAASGFEEGKFLFYAFLPHKGKERSAALSEAMSNGYNTVLYEAPHRLEKLLDEIVVLDGDRELFLAKEISKKYQKYYRGTAKSLNEEFKELNIRGEWVVIIKARKSIEKSLSFTEVLSLDLPPKPKAKLLAQLSDKSVKEWYAELTQTT from the coding sequence ATGTTAACATTTATTCCCACACCCATTGGAAATCCTCAAGATATTACGATCAGAGCGATGAAGCTTTTTGAAAAAGCAGAACTCTTTTTATGTGAAGATACACGTCAGACCAAACGGCTTTTGCGTTTATTGGAAGAGCGGTTTGATATGGTGTATCCTGATGCATTGTTCTATTCTTTTAATGAACACAATGGAGAAGAGAGACTTGAGGAGTTTGGAAGTATTTTAGGGGAAAAAGAAGTGGTCTATGTCAGTGATGCAGGCATGCCGATCATCTCTGATCCCGGACAGATCCTTGTAGCCTATGCACAGGAAAATCACATACCATACGATGTGCTTCCGGGGGCATCTGCTGTGACCACTGCATACGCTGCAAGCGGTTTTGAAGAAGGAAAATTTCTTTTTTATGCATTTTTACCCCACAAAGGCAAAGAGAGAAGTGCCGCTTTAAGTGAAGCGATGAGCAACGGCTATAACACCGTACTTTATGAAGCCCCTCATCGTTTGGAAAAGCTTTTAGATGAGATCGTGGTACTCGATGGGGATAGAGAACTTTTTCTGGCTAAAGAGATCAGCAAAAAGTATCAAAAGTATTATCGAGGTACGGCCAAATCACTTAATGAAGAATTCAAAGAGTTGAACATACGTGGTGAATGGGTAGTGATCATAAAAGCCCGAAAAAGTATAGAAAAAAGCCTGAGTTTTACCGAAGTGCTAAGTTTGGATCTTCCACCTAAACCTAAAGCAAAACTGCTTGCGCAGCTCAGTGATAAAAGTGTCAAAGAGTGGTATGCTGAACTCACACAAACCACTTAA
- the rlmB gene encoding 23S rRNA (guanosine(2251)-2'-O)-methyltransferase RlmB, translating to MIIYGKQVCLHALEQHPEKIKTVYVAKKGILPQELFHKYHDSIKFLEEKWAQSMSKGGNHQGILVEMEAFEQSTLAEIKKNDFIVVLDGLTDVGNIGAIVRSAYALGADAVIAAGVKQLNFAAIARTSSGAMLDMPFMIAANILDTFNELQQIGFTLYGASMDGENVQEMTFDTKRVLVLGSEGKGLSKKVIAKLDHRVSIEMKHAFDSLNVSAAAAILIHRMGYAIK from the coding sequence ATGATCATATATGGAAAACAAGTCTGTTTGCATGCCCTGGAGCAGCATCCGGAGAAAATAAAAACTGTCTATGTTGCTAAGAAAGGGATACTTCCTCAAGAGCTGTTCCATAAATACCATGATAGTATCAAGTTTTTAGAAGAGAAGTGGGCCCAATCGATGAGTAAGGGCGGAAATCACCAGGGTATACTTGTTGAGATGGAAGCGTTTGAACAAAGTACTCTGGCAGAGATCAAAAAAAATGATTTTATCGTCGTACTGGACGGTTTAACGGATGTAGGGAATATAGGGGCCATTGTAAGGTCTGCCTATGCACTCGGTGCGGATGCTGTGATCGCAGCAGGGGTTAAGCAGCTTAATTTTGCTGCCATAGCACGTACAAGTTCCGGTGCGATGCTGGATATGCCCTTTATGATCGCAGCAAATATTTTGGATACATTTAATGAACTTCAGCAAATTGGATTTACTCTCTACGGTGCCTCGATGGATGGAGAAAATGTACAAGAGATGACATTTGATACCAAACGTGTACTTGTGTTGGGGAGTGAAGGCAAAGGTCTTTCCAAGAAGGTCATTGCTAAACTGGATCATAGGGTATCGATAGAGATGAAACATGCTTTTGACTCATTGAATGTGAGTGCAGCCGCAGCGATTTTAATACATAGGATGGGTTATGCAATTAAATGA
- a CDS encoding LL-diaminopimelate aminotransferase: MFDEIQFEKINRLPKYLFAEINDLKMELRRKGEDIIDFSMGNPDASTPQPIIDKLCETAQKPKTHGYSASKGIYKLRLAMSKWYKRKYNADLDPDTEIVATMGSKEGYVHLVQAISNPGDVAIVPDPTYPIHSQAFILAGANVEKMELVFNEETFEVDEDRFLADVEDHLDNSIPKAKFLVVNFPHNPSTATVTPQFYERLVALAKRKRFYIISDIAYADITFDGYTTPSIMSVEGAKDVAVESYTLSKSYNMAGWRVGFIVGNKKLIGALQSIKSWLDYGMFTPIQVAATVALDEHGYIPDEQIIPRYEKRRDVMIEAFTNAGWPLAKPSASMFIWGKIPEIARDMGSLEFSKQLLLHAGVAVSPGIGFGKYGDEYVRIALIENENRIRQAARNIKKFLKELEEAKKNG; encoded by the coding sequence ATGTTTGATGAAATTCAATTTGAGAAAATAAACCGGTTGCCAAAGTATCTTTTTGCAGAGATCAATGACCTTAAAATGGAATTGAGAAGAAAAGGGGAGGATATCATAGATTTTTCTATGGGGAACCCTGATGCTTCTACGCCACAACCTATCATCGATAAGCTATGTGAAACTGCACAAAAACCGAAAACGCACGGGTACAGTGCAAGTAAAGGGATCTATAAACTTCGTTTGGCGATGAGTAAGTGGTATAAACGTAAGTATAATGCAGATCTAGATCCGGATACAGAGATTGTTGCAACCATGGGAAGTAAAGAGGGGTATGTGCACCTTGTACAGGCGATTTCTAACCCGGGTGATGTTGCTATTGTTCCGGATCCAACTTATCCTATCCACTCTCAGGCATTCATCTTGGCAGGTGCAAACGTGGAGAAGATGGAGCTTGTGTTTAACGAAGAGACCTTTGAAGTAGATGAAGATAGATTTTTGGCTGATGTTGAGGATCATTTGGACAACTCTATTCCAAAAGCCAAATTCTTGGTGGTCAACTTTCCGCACAACCCAAGTACGGCGACGGTAACGCCTCAATTTTATGAGAGACTGGTAGCATTGGCTAAAAGAAAACGTTTCTATATTATTTCGGACATTGCTTATGCGGATATCACATTTGATGGATATACGACTCCGTCTATCATGAGTGTAGAGGGTGCGAAAGATGTGGCAGTGGAATCGTATACGCTCTCAAAATCATATAACATGGCAGGTTGGAGAGTAGGTTTCATCGTAGGAAATAAAAAACTCATCGGCGCACTGCAGAGTATTAAGTCATGGCTGGATTACGGGATGTTCACACCTATTCAGGTGGCTGCAACCGTGGCACTCGATGAGCATGGGTATATACCAGATGAGCAGATCATTCCTCGTTATGAAAAAAGACGTGATGTGATGATAGAAGCATTTACCAATGCGGGTTGGCCATTGGCAAAACCAAGTGCTTCTATGTTCATTTGGGGTAAGATACCTGAAATAGCAAGAGATATGGGTTCTTTAGAGTTCTCAAAACAACTTCTGCTTCATGCAGGGGTTGCGGTAAGCCCCGGTATAGGATTTGGTAAATACGGGGATGAGTATGTGCGTATCGCACTGATAGAGAATGAAAACCGTATCCGTCAAGCTGCGCGAAATATCAAGAAGTTCCTAAAAGAACTGGAAGAGGCGAAAAAGAATGGTTAA
- a CDS encoding homoserine dehydrogenase, whose translation MVKVGILGVGTVGASVAKILEENGDIIEARAGEKIVVKSGVVKNLSKERGVSIALSDDPYDVVNDPEIDIVIELMGGVDEPYTLVKKALENGKAVVTANKALLAYHRYELQEIAGDIPLMYEASTAGGIPVIGALRNGLSANHIESIQGIMNGTCNYMLTKMINEGAQYDEILKESQELGYAEADPTFDVGGFDASHKLLILASIAYGLDAKPEDILIEGIENITQTDVSFAKEFGYEIKLLGIAKKVGQGVELRVHATMIPQESMIAKVDGVMNAVTVVGDRVGETMYYGPGAGGDATASAVIADIVDIVRGNQGPMLGYKKGLESGLKLLPKEDIVTQYYLRLEVDDKSGVLAAITSTLGKFDISIEAMLQKPTKNDEIAKLLFTTHTCKESKMQDAIVALEKLDVVHGKIAMMRIEK comes from the coding sequence ATGGTTAAAGTAGGAATCTTAGGTGTAGGTACAGTTGGTGCAAGTGTTGCGAAGATACTTGAAGAAAACGGTGACATTATCGAAGCAAGAGCGGGAGAAAAGATCGTTGTAAAATCAGGTGTGGTAAAAAACCTTTCGAAAGAGAGAGGGGTGAGCATTGCACTGAGTGATGATCCATACGATGTGGTCAATGATCCTGAGATAGACATCGTCATCGAATTGATGGGCGGTGTTGACGAGCCTTATACACTTGTGAAAAAAGCACTTGAAAACGGTAAAGCCGTTGTCACTGCAAACAAGGCACTGCTTGCGTACCATCGTTATGAGCTTCAAGAGATAGCCGGTGACATCCCTTTGATGTATGAAGCAAGTACAGCTGGCGGTATACCTGTGATCGGTGCACTGCGTAACGGGCTTTCAGCGAACCATATAGAGTCTATCCAGGGGATCATGAACGGTACGTGTAACTATATGCTTACAAAGATGATCAATGAGGGTGCACAGTATGATGAGATCCTTAAAGAATCCCAGGAACTAGGGTATGCAGAGGCTGATCCTACGTTTGACGTAGGCGGGTTTGATGCGTCGCATAAACTGCTTATTTTAGCAAGTATTGCCTACGGGTTGGATGCAAAACCTGAAGATATCCTCATTGAAGGTATAGAAAATATCACGCAAACAGATGTCTCTTTTGCAAAAGAGTTCGGATATGAGATCAAACTGCTTGGTATCGCCAAAAAAGTGGGTCAAGGAGTAGAGCTTAGAGTCCATGCAACCATGATACCGCAAGAGTCTATGATCGCCAAAGTGGACGGAGTGATGAATGCGGTCACTGTGGTAGGTGACCGTGTAGGAGAGACCATGTATTACGGACCTGGTGCAGGCGGTGATGCTACTGCTTCGGCCGTGATCGCGGATATTGTCGATATCGTCCGTGGGAACCAGGGCCCTATGCTCGGATATAAAAAAGGGTTGGAGAGCGGGCTTAAGCTTCTGCCTAAAGAAGATATCGTGACCCAGTATTACCTTAGACTGGAAGTGGATGATAAAAGCGGTGTACTGGCAGCTATCACATCTACATTGGGTAAGTTTGACATTTCTATAGAGGCAATGCTTCAAAAACCTACGAAAAATGATGAGATAGCCAAACTGCTCTTTACGACACACACATGTAAGGAGAGCAAGATGCAGGATGCCATCGTTGCATTGGAAAAACTTGATGTAGTGCATGGTAAGATCGCTATGATGAGGATAGAGAAGTAA
- a CDS encoding YajQ family cyclic di-GMP-binding protein gives MAKDHYFDISAKLDMMELKNAIVMAQKEVATRFDFKGLVAEINLNEAGKTLSLSSSTDSKIDALKDILISKLIKRGIAGKSLEEVKTEGISGGNTKVIYRIVDTIDKDEAKKIVKAIKELKIKVTPSIQGDEVRVSGKKIDDLQAVIAEVKKLDLKAPLVFGNFK, from the coding sequence ATGGCAAAAGATCACTATTTTGATATATCGGCTAAACTGGACATGATGGAGCTAAAGAATGCGATCGTCATGGCTCAAAAAGAGGTGGCTACACGTTTTGATTTTAAGGGATTGGTCGCTGAGATCAATCTCAATGAAGCGGGGAAGACCTTGAGCCTCAGCTCCTCTACAGACTCCAAGATCGATGCGCTTAAAGACATACTTATCTCTAAACTGATCAAAAGAGGTATTGCAGGAAAATCACTTGAAGAGGTGAAAACTGAAGGCATATCCGGCGGTAACACAAAGGTGATCTACCGTATTGTTGACACGATCGATAAAGATGAAGCCAAAAAGATCGTGAAAGCGATCAAAGAGTTGAAGATAAAGGTCACACCATCCATACAGGGTGATGAAGTACGTGTATCTGGAAAAAAGATAGATGATCTTCAGGCTGTCATTGCTGAAGTGAAGAAGTTGGATCTGAAGGCACCGTTGGTGTTTGGGAATTTCAAATAG